The Brassica napus cultivar Da-Ae chromosome C7, Da-Ae, whole genome shotgun sequence genome has a segment encoding these proteins:
- the LOC106452909 gene encoding heat shock protein 90-5, chloroplastic, translated as MAPALSRSLYTTPLTSVPFTPANQPRLSHLRTSFLPRGGSLRTGVSCSWNLEKRCNRFAVKCDAAVAEKETTDEEGSGEKFEYQAEVSRLLDLIVHSLYSHKEVFLRELVSNASDALDKLRFLSVTEPALLGDGGDLEIRIKPDPDNGTITITDTGIGMTKEELIDCLGTIAQSGTSKFLKALKENKDLGADNGLIGQFGVGFYSAFLVAEKVVVSTKSPKSDKQYVWESVADSSSYVIREETDPDNFLRRGTQITLYLREDDKYEFAESTRIKNLVKNYSQFVGFPIYTWQEKSRTVEVEEEEPAKEGEEEGEPKKKKTTKTEKYWDWELANETKPLWMRNSKEVTKEEYNEFYKKAFNEFLDPLAHNHFTTEGEVEFRSILYIPGMGPLNNEDVTNPKTKNIRLHVKRVFISDDFDGELFPRYLSFVKGVVDSNDLPLNVSREILQESRIVRIMRKRLIRKTFDMIQEISESENKEDYKKFWENFGKFLKLGCIEDTGNHKRITPLLRFYSSKNEEELTSLDEYIENMGENQKAIYYLATDSLKSAKSAPFLEKLIQKDIEVLYLVEPIDEVAIQNLQTYKEKKFVDISKEDLELGDEDEVKDREAKQEFNLLCDWMKQQLGDKVAKVQVSNRLSSSPCVLVSGKFGWSANMERLMKAQALGDTSSLEFMRGRRILEINPDHPIIKDLNAACKNAPESSEATRVVDLLFDTAIISSGFTPDSPAELGNKIYEMMAMAVGGRWGRVEEEGSKIVNEGDDTKDGEAEVIEPSEVRAESDPWQD; from the exons ATGGCCCCTGCTCTGAGTAGAAGCCTCTACACGACCCCTTTGACCTCTGTTCCATTCACTCCAGCAAACCAACCTCGCCTCTCTCATCTCAGAACCTCGTTTCTCCCTCGCGGCGGCAGTCTAAGAACCGGCGTTTCCTGCAGCTGGAATCTGGAGAAGAGATGTAACCGCTTCGCCGTCAAGTGCGACGCCGCCGTGGCGGAGAAAGAGACGACTGATGAAGAAGGGTCCGGCGAGAAGTTCGAGTACCAAGCCGAG GTTAGCAGGTTGTTGGATTTGATTGTTCATAGCTTGTACAGTCACAAGGAGGTGTTCCTCAGGGAGCTTGTAAG TAACGCAAGTGATGCGTTGGATAAGCTGAGGTTCTTGAGTGTGACGGAGCCTGCCTTGCTTGGAGATGGTGGTGACCTTGAGATCCGTATCAAGCCTGATCCTGATAACGGCACCATCACCATTAC TGATACTGGTATTGGAATGACAAAGGAAGAACTTATAGACTGCCTTGGAACTATTGCTCAGAGTGGTACTTCCAAATTCTTGAAGGCTCTTAAG GAAAACAAGGACCTTGGTGCTGACAACGGTTTGATAGGACAGTTTGGTGTTGGGTTTTACTCTGCTTTCTTAGTTGCTGAAAAG GTTGTTGTGTCCACCAAAAGCCCCAAATCTGACAAGCAATATGTTTGGGAGTCGGTAGCTGATAGTAGCTCATATGTGATCAGAGAAGAAACAGACCCTGACAACTTTCTGCGCCGTGGAACGCAAATAACTTTGTATCTAAGg GAGGATGATAAATACGAATTTGCGGAGTCTACAAGAATCAAGAACCTTGTGAAGAACTACTCTCAGTTCGTTGGGTTTCCCATTTACACTTGGCAGGAGAAATCAAGGACTGTTGAG GTTGAAGAGGAAGAACCAGctaaggaaggagaagaagag GGAgagcccaagaagaagaagactactAAAACTGAGAAGTACTGGGATTGGGAGCTAGCCAATGAAACAAAACCGTTATGG ATGCGAAACTCAAAGGAAGTGACAAAGGAGGAGTACAATGAGTTTTACAAGAAGGCATTCAATGAGTTTTTGGATCCACTCGCTCACAACCACTTCACAACTGAG GGAGAGGTTGAGTTCAGGAGCATTCTATACATCCCTGGGATGGGTCCTCTTAACAACGAGGACGTTACCAATCCGAAGACAAAGAACATTCGCCTCCATGTGAAGCGTGTGTTTATCTCTGATGACTTTGATGGAGAGCTG TTCCCAAGATACTTGAGCTTTGTGAAGGGTGTTGTGGACTCAAATGATCTTCCTCTCAACGTCTCACGTGAAATTCTCCAAGAAAGCAGAATC GTAAGAATCATGAGAAAGAGGCTCATTAGGAAGACTTTCGACATGATTCAAGAAATCTCCGAGAGTGAAAACAAAGAG GATTACAAAAAGTTCTGGGAGAACTTTGGTAAATTCCTTAAACTGGGTTGTATTGAAGACACTGGCAACCACAAGCGTATCACACCGTTGCTCAGATTCTACAGTTCCAAGAACGAAGAGGAGTTGACGAGTTTGGATGAGTACATCGAGAACATGGGAGAGAACCAAAAGGCTATCTACTACCTTGCCACTGACAGCCTCAAAAGTGCCAAGTCAGCTCCGTTCTTGGAGAAGCTCATTCAAAAGGACATTGAG GTTCTATACTTGGTTGAACCTATCGATGAAGTTGCTATTCAGAACTTACAAACCTACAAAGAAAAGAAGTTTGTTGATATCAGCAAAGAAGATTTGGAACTTG gtgatgaagatgaagtcAAGGATAGGGAAGCTAAACAAGAGTTTAATCTTCTTTGTGACTGGATGAAGCAACAGCTCGGTGACAAAGTTGCCAAAGTCCAAGTCTCAAACCGTTTGAGCTCTTCTCCCTGTGTGCTTGTCTCAGGCAAATTCGGGTGGTCGGCTAACATGGAAAGGTTAATGAAGGCACAAGCTCTTGGAGACACTTCAAGCTTGGAGTTCATGAGAGGTAGGAGGATACTAGAGATCAATCCAGATCATCCTATCATCAAAGACTTGAAT GCGGCTTGTAAGAATGCACCTGAGAGCAGTGAAGCCACAAGAGTGGTTGATCTCTTGTTTGACACTGCTATAATCTCGAGTGGATTCACT CCTGATAGTCCGGCCGAGCTGGGGAACAAGATTTATGAGATGATGGCTATGGCTGTTGGAGGAAGATGGGGACGcgttgaagaagaaggaagCAAGATTGTGAATGAAGGAGATGACACAAAAGATGGAGAAGCAGAAGTAATTGAGCCATCTGAAGTTAGGGCAGAGAGTGATCCGTGGCAAGACTGA